A region from the Silene latifolia isolate original U9 population chromosome 7, ASM4854445v1, whole genome shotgun sequence genome encodes:
- the LOC141590043 gene encoding uncharacterized protein LOC141590043 gives MNKQAEIKRFLHTNNLGLCGLLETKVRSGSINKVHQGIGSQLEVVHNNNVHEGGRIWLVWDSAIFSVDILGCEAQVIHSKITSLQNEHVWWLSVVYGFNKVPDRVPLWGSLAAMHTAVSGPWIVMGDFNNVLAMNERLGSEVTNYEIRDFQQCVADCGLVDVPAQGAFFTWNNKHEPGDMVFSRIDRVLSNDELIQQFSGVTIMFHPEGLFDHCPCTISLTASGSRRTGSFKYFNMWGKDPDFLQTVQEVWDTNVEGYKMFQLVKKLKMLKIPLRRLNGSAFANIETSTKVAQLHMYTMQKKLQEDPLNLDIQAEEHAACASFLLLQEARRSFLNQKAKAQWMAEGDDNTSYFHSIIKARRLQNRILSIHDLNGNQYTQYEDIELAFVNYYKDLLGSSKRTKDVHFPLLFRQGG, from the coding sequence ATGAATAAGCAGGCTGAAATAAAGAGGTTTCTGCATACAAATAATCTAGGGTTATGTGGTCTTTTAGAAACTAAGGTTCGTTCTGGTTCTATTAATAAAGTTCATCAGGGTATTGGTTCTCAGTTGGAGGTAGTTCATAATAATAATGTGCATGAGGGAGGTAGGATCTGGCTTGTTTGGGATTCTGCTATCTTCAGTGTAGACATTTTAGGTTGTGAAGCTCAGGTGATACACTCTAAAATTACATCTCTGCAGAATGAGCATGTCTGGTGGTTATCTGTTGTCTATGGGTTCAATAAGGTACCTGATAGGGTGCCTTTATGGGGGTCCCTGGCTGCAATGCACACTGCTGTTAGTGGGCCTTGGATTGTAATGGGTGACTTCAATAATGTTTTGGCCATGAATGAAAGGTTGGGGTCTGAAGTTACAAATTATGAGATAAGAGATTTTCAACAATGTGTGGCTGATTGTGGACTGGTGGATGTTCCTGCACAAGGGGCCTTCTttacttggaataacaagcatGAGCCAGGTGATATGGTGTTTAGTAGAATTGATAGGGTGTTGAGCAATGACGAGTTGATTCAACAATTCTCTGGTGTCACTATTATGTTTCATCCTGAAGGGCTTTTTGATCATTGCCCCTGCACTATCTCTTTGACTGCTAGTGGTAGTAGAAGGACTGGGTCtttcaaatattttaatatgtgggggaaGGATCCAGATTTCTTACAAACTGTACAGGAAGTCTGGGATACAAATGTTGAGGGTTACAAGATGTTTCAGCTGGTAAAGAAGTTAAAAATGCTCAAGATACCTTTGAGAAGACTAAATGGGAGTGCATTTGCCAACATTGAGACTTCTACCAAGGTGGCCCAACTGCATATGTACACTATGCAAAAGAAGCTTCAAGAAGATCCATTGAATCTGGATATTCAGGCTGAGGAGCATGCAGCTTGTGCTAgcttcctcttattgcaagaagcTAGGAGAAGCTTCCTCAATCAGAAAGCTAAGGCTCAGTGGATGGCTGAAGGGGATGATAACACTTCTTATTTCCACAGTATCATCAAGGCAAGAAGATTGCAGAATAGAATTCTCTCTATTCATGACTTGAATGGAAATCAGTACACCCAGTATGAGGATATTGAACTTGCCTTTGTCAATTATTATAAGGATTTGCTGGGGTCTAGTAAGAGAACTAAGGATGTCCACTTCCCTCTTTTGTTCAGACAGGGAGGGTGA